The region GTGGGAAGTTCGACGCTCCTGTTAACAATGTAGAAGTATTTGACGTTAACGAAATCAACTCATGATCACTCGCAATTGCTCCTGGATCAGTACCTACTTTGAATTGTCCTCCAGAAAGCACAAGACCACCCTGGTTTAAACAAACCATTGTATGCCCAAATCTTCTGCGTTGCATCACAATAGGTAATTCTATGACAGACTCACTGACTGGATCGATGGAATAAATTTTGTTGGATATTTGTTCCTCTGCTGTTACATTGCCAGATACAGTTTTACCACCAGAAACAATTATATTCCCATTATTCTGAATACAAATTGCCGATCCCACCAAACTTTGATTTAGTGGCGTAAGCACTTTTGATACTCCTGTTTCAGGATTCCATATCTCTACTGTTGCGAGAGTAAGGTTTGTTGGGCTAACTCCTCCCACCAATATGATACGACCATCAGGCAATGCTGAAGTTGAGATATAACCTTTTGGTTCTGAAATGGATCCGAAGTATCTTGCATAAGGGAATCGAAATTCTAACTGTTTACCAAAGAATACTGTATCGATAAGACCACTAGGTTTGGTGATGGAAAGAATGACCGGTTCTCTCCATTCAGATCGAGAAGATACTGAAAATAAAATTCGAATCTTTGTATCAGTTAAAGGGAAAACATCTCTAAGTATTAAATCATTTTGGTAAGGGTCGGAAATTTTAAAATTTGCTTTTGTAAAGAAATTAGCAACAGGTTCACTTAAATCCAAATCAAGGTATTCTGTTTTCACAAATGTCGGATAATCACTGGATTGGTAACGAGAAGTAATCTTCAATTCATCAGCTAATCCTAGTCCGAGTAATACTGCAGCTGATCCACCTGCTAACGACGTTGGATCAAATAAATTTTGTTTAGGCGCTTTCACATGGCAATGGAAAAGCAGAATCAGTGATATAAATCTAAAACCTAACCGCATAACCTACTTTTCCAATCCGGTTGATTCCCATATACCCTTGATTTTCAAAATCCAAATCTAAAAAAACTCCAGATTTTTCTTTAGGATTTGGTCCTAACAAATAAAAATCAAACACATTTGCAGTCCATATTACGAACAAGGCAGTGAGAGCCTGGGACAAATTTGCCCTGGAAGATTCCATCTGTTGGCGGTATGGCTCAATTAAGTAGTAATTCAAAAGGATTGTCTCGGCAACCCTCGGATTGGGAGGAATACCTATCGCCGATTCATAGGCTTGTTTATCTGATCGAAATTGGTTATATTGATAACCTGCATACAAAAGACCAAAAGCAAAAATAGACATATAGACCTTGCCTTTTTCTTCTTGGCCTCTCGCATATTGACCCCAGCCTGGAATTAAAAAAGATCGAAACGCATATGTCGGATTATATGGGTTGAATAGTGGAGCATCAGCTAATGAGGTTTCAGGATTCACTGCATATGTTAAAATTGTATCTTCAGCTTTTTCCGCATACTCCTTCGAATATGGTTTTTGCAATTTCTGATTTTCTTTTGTCCATTCCTTCATGGATTGGATGACATAATTTGATAACTCTGAATAAGTTACCTCTCCATTAAAATTTGAATCAGCTCTACCTTCTAAACCATAAATGATATATTTCGTAAAAATTCCATATCCTGACTTTGGATCTTCAAAACTAGAATATCCAGCTTTCGTAGAATAAAAAACAGAAACAATTTCTGAATCCTTAAAGTTTGCTCCTTCTAAATACTTTCTACCTACCTCTACTTTCCCATCTTCAGGATTACGACAGGCATCAATTAAAAGAATGACTCTCTTTAGATTGTATTTTCGAGTTAACTCCAAAATTTGTTCTACAGCGATTCCTGTTTCAAACGGTTTTTGCGGATTTGTATCTTCAGGTAATAAATATACTTTATCGTTATAATCTATTACACCGTGACCAGAGAAATAAAACAAAAAAAGATCTTCGGGGTTTGTTTCTTCTAATACTGATTCCAATTGTGTTAAGATATTATATTTATTAGGCGTAGAATTTACCGAACCTTCCTGGATTAAAGTTTGAATTCGATTATAGGATCCATAACTAAAAAGAATTTTGGTCATTCCAAGTGCGTCATTTTTTGCGGTTTTTAAGTCTGATAAATTTAAATCTTTATACTCACTTACACCAACCACAAATGCAAAGCGTTTTCCACCTGGCTCAGCACTTAAAACACCAAACATAGCAAAAAATAAGAATATTAGAAATTTTGATTTCATTAAATAATTTTACTCTGCGGACAATTCTTTCGCTTGTTTTTCCAAGCTTGAGGTATTATCATCCATTTTTCTAGCGTTAATTACAACCTTTTGATTGATTTCTTCCATTTCCTTAACAACTTCTATCATTTGCTCTTTATCTTTATCTAAGATTTTTGACTCTTTATCCAATACCTTAGAAATTGATTCAATCAATTCGAGTGATTCTAAAACTTCATTGTTTATGTCTTTCTGAGAACTGATTTTTGATGTCGCCGATCGAATCGCTTCACTCAGGAGATCATACTTCGATTGTAATGTTTCGGTTTGGTCCAATGCAACGGAGGCAAGCTCTGTTCCTTCGTGGATATAACGATTTGAAGTAGTGATGATTTTTTTAATTTTTGTTGCATTTTCATTCGAATTCTCTGCTAGTTTGGCAACTTCCTGAGCAACTACAGCAAACCCACGTCCGTGTTCCCCTGCTCTAGCAGCTTCTATGGAAGCATTTAGCGCCAGAAGATTGGTACGATCAGCAATTTCAGCCATTATATCGTTTACTTCACTTACTTCCTTTTGTGAGAGATTGACTGAGCGCAATCGTTCCTCTAAATGTTTTACAGTTTGTGACAGAACATTACTTCGTTCCTGAAAATCACTCATGTTCGAATTTAGTTCTTCGACAACTTTGCCGATTTCCACAGTACTATGTTTCAAAGAATCTGATTTTCGGTTTAACAAATTGATCTGAGAATGTTGTTTTCCAATATTATCAACTGATTTCTGAATACTCTCGGAGAAGGATGATACAAAATCTGTGAGTTCTCGAATGGAACGATCCTGAGATTCTATCTGGAGATTAAAATCAGTTGTGAGCTCTCGGATATTTTTTAATGTTGCAAAGAGCTCAAAACCAACTTTTTTTAAATCTTCATTTAGACTATTTGCGTTCTCTCTTTCCATCTCAGCAAGTTTGTGTTTATCGTCTGAATCATTTTTAATTTCATTCAGCAAATTTAATACCGTGGAAGTAAGATATCCAAAACAAATTAAAAACAAAATTTTAAGGACTTCGTTTGAAATGGCAACAGTTCCTTTTACACTCTGTAATCCTTCTGCTTCTTTGAACGATACACCTTGTCCGTATCCAATGGCTAGAATGAGTATCAAACATAAAACAGAATAGTACGTGCTCATCAACAAGATACGTTTTGAGAACAAAAAAGCTGAATAAACAACGTAGAAATAATATAAAACGTATAAGGCAGGTGATTTGATTAAATCTGCAGCAACAACACTTCCACCTAATAAACCTGATGCGGTCACTCCAAATAAAACAGTGATATCTAAGAAGATAAAAAGTTTAGGGAAAAAAGAATTTAATTTACCAACCCGAAATAAATAGGCTTGAAACCCACCATACAAAAACATAAGGGCGATCCCAACAAGATAACTTGTGGTTTGCAGAGTAGTTGATGTTTTGAAAGAGCTTAAAGTTGCTATGATGTAAAATCCAGCGAGTAAGAATCTTACCCGATTGACATAAACCGGACCCAATTCTAACCAATTTTTTTTGCTTTGAATCGATTCTAACGCTAATTTCGACATAGGATGATCCTCTAAGATTCAAAGCGAAAGGAAAGTGATTTTCTTTTTTTAGTGAATGTAATTAGAAAGACAGTTGACAAATTTTAGTTTGATATTAAACTATTCAATATGGAAGCAACAAACCCGAGCAGAACAAACGTCCAAAAGAAATTCTACCCCGCAGCAGAACGCGGGCATGTCAATTTTGGTTGGTTGGACAGCCATCATTCCTTCAGTTTTGGTCATTGGTACCATCCAGAAAAAACGAATTTTGGAGCCCTTCGTGTCTTAAATGACGATATCGTGGAACCTAGTATGGGATTCGGAACTCATCCTCACCAAAATATGGAGATTGTTTCCATTCCGCTTTTTGGCGAATTGGCGCATAAAGATAGTACAGGTACGAATGGTATCATCAAAACTGGTGACGTACAAATCATGTCAGCAGGTTCAGGGATCCAACATTCGGAGTTCAATCACAGTTCCGAAAAGAAAGTTAATTTTTTACAGATTTGGGTTCTGCCAAAAGTGGCCAATATCCAACCTCGCTATGACCAAAAATCATTTCAGGAAGCCGGTAGATTGAATCGTTTCCAAACCGTCGTTTCACCTATTGATGAAGAGGCAGTTTGGATCAATCAAGATGCTTATTTTTCATTAGCCACATTGGAACCAGGGAAAACACTTCCTTATTCAGTTCATGCACCTAACCAAGGAATTTATGTATTTCTCATCCAAGGAAAATTATCCATTGAGAATACAGTTCTAGAGCGAAGAGATGCACTAGGACTTTGGGGATCTGAGGAATACTCATTTCAGGCAGAAGTGAAATCGGAGGTTCTCATAATTGAAGTTCCAATGAAATAGAAAATGAGACCAAAGTAATCTTAGAAGGAAGAACTGGTTAAAAACGAATCTGACCAGTTTTTACTTTCTAACTTCGTTTCTAAAACAATACATTTACACAGACTGTAAACTTCCCTCAATTTTAACATGTCTATCCAGCGAGATCCTATCCTGCTTGCCTGTATCAAAAATTAGGATTTTTTCCATCCAAAACAGACCAGATTTCGTAGTTTTCCTGATTTTTTATGCGCCTATTTTTTTTATTTATGCGAATTTTTTTTCGTGTATTTTTATTCACGAATTTTATATTGGAATAAATGGAGCTTTCGCAAAAATGCGAAACAACCAAGGAGAATTACAATGAAAGCCTACAAGTATCTCATCAGTTTCCTTATTCTGACCATTTCGTCCCAGACATTTGCACAAAGTAACCCAGCAGGTGTTCCAGCAAAAGAAGCGTTACAAAGATTGATTGATGGGAACCTAAGGTTTGTACAAGGTAAGTCACAACGTCCAAATCAATCCATTGATCGCTTAAAGGAAGTGTCCAAAAAACAAAATCCTTTCGCAACCATCGTCGGATGTTCCGATTCCAGAGTACCAAATGAAATTGTATTCGATCAAGGACTTGGTGACTTATTCATCTTAAGAACAGCTGGTCAAGTTTCTACCTATGCGTCTTGGGGATCCATCGAATTCTCTGTAGCAGCACTTGGTGTAAATCTCATTGTCGTACTTGGGCACTCTAGTTGCGGGGCGGTGAATGCAGCATGTAAAGCGGATGACGTGCCAGGTCACATTATCACACTCACCAATGCCATCAAACCTGCCGCAGAAAAAGTAAAACACATGGATGGTGACTTTTTAGACAACGCTGTAAAAGCCAATGTTGCCTTTCAAGTGATGTCTCTCAGAAAACTTGATCCCATCATCTCCAAACAATACAACAAAGGCCAATTACAAATCGTTGGAGCTGTTTATGACTTGGAAACAGGAAAGGTCAATTTCCTTTCAGAAGAATACATCGCTTCTATCACAAAATAGCAATAGGAAACTATCATGGACATTTTACAATCATTAGTTGCCAACTTACAAACACCAATGTTCCTAGCGTTTGCGCTAGGGATCATTGCCACACTCGTTAAAAGCGATCTAAAATTCCCTGACGGAATGTATGCGGGTCTTACCATCTACCTTCTTTTTGCCATCGGACTGAAAGGAGGGGTAAAACTCAGTAACACGACATTGTTAGAATTTTATAAACCAGCGATAGCGGCATTAATTTTGTGTATTACGATTCCACTTCTTGCGTATACACTCCTAACAAAATTTGGGAAATATGACAAAGCAAATGCAGCAGCCTTAGCGGCTCATTACGGGTCGGTATCAGCAGTGACGTTTAGTGAAGCACTTGCCTTTCTTGACTCTCTTCATATTAACTATGAAGGATTTATGCCAAGTTTACTTGCCATCATGGAAATTCCGGCTATCCTTGTGGCATTACTTCTAATCAAAATGAATCCAACCGAAAAATCAGAAGAGTCTTCTTGGGGAAAAATCTTACACGAACTTTTTACAGGCAAAGGAACTCTTTTATTACTGGGAGGTCTGATCATTGGAATGATTTCAGGCAAAAAAGGTCATGAACAGTTTGCTCCTCTTTTCGAAACGCCATTTCGAGGGATGTTGATTTTATTCCTCTTAGAAGTTGGAATCGTCACAGGAAGAAGACTTACGGATCTAAAAAAGGCTGGAGTCTTTCTCATTGGATTCGGAATCCTCTTTCCAATCTGCACAGCGATGTTTGGATTGTATCTTGGACATTTTATTGGATTGTCAATGGGAGGAGCGATGATTCTTGGAACACTCAGTGCAAGTGCCTCTTACATTGCAGCACCTGCCGCTGTAAGGATTGCCATACCTGAAGCAAGCCCTGCCATTTATCTCACCGCATCTCTTGCCATCACATTCCCTTTCAACCTATCAGTTGGATTACCTTTATATCTAGCTGTTTCGAAATCACTATACGGAGTTTGAAAATGAAATTAGAAAAAGCAAAACTCATCACAATCATTGCCGATGAAGCACTCCAAGATCGTTTGGTCACAGAACTTAAATCTGCGAATGTCAAAGGTTATACCATCAGTGAAGCTAAAGGAGAAGGTATCAATCACCAACACCTAACTTCATGGGAAGGAAAAAATATTCGATTGGAGTCACTTGTATCAGAAGGGAAAGCTCTAAAAATCTTTGAAATCATTTCAGAGAAATACTTAGAAAAGTACCCAATGGTAATTTTCATGAACGACGTCGAAGTGATCCGAAAAGAGAGGTTCAACTAAAATTCACTAGAATGTGTGACCAATATCTAAATAAAACAATTGGTCTTCTCTTGAATATGCATAATCCATTAGGATTACGGTTGCTTGGTCCCAAATGATCCGTAATCCTAAGCCGCGAGAGTGTTTATAGTCTAAGGCATTCACCTGCCTTAGTTTATCCCAAACTCGTCCCACATCATAGAAAGGGACGAGACTCACCTGAAAAAACTGATCCCACAATGAAAAACTACCAACACGATAACGAAGTTCGATATTATAAAACCCAATCACTGGACCAAAAAAGCGTTCTTGCCTGTAACCACGTAACGTATTTTGTCCACCTAAGGCACCAAAAGGACCATCGATCGAAAACAAATAACGATACTCAAAAAATGGAACCTCTCCCTCAATTTTGGTTAAAGCAACACGTTGCGCAATGACAAACTCCTCAAAGAGTTTTGGGAAAGGTTGATAAAAATTTTTGACTTGGGCAAAATGCCTTAAGTAATTAAAATCAGAACCGATTGCTTTTTCTGCTCTATTAATATTATACTCAATGAGCCAACCCCGATCAGGGTCAGGTTCGTAATCGCGCGTATCGTACGCAATCCCTGCCCTCAAGTAATTCAAGTTTCCACCGTTTACACCAATGATCTTTCCAGATTTTGCGTCCTCTGTAATTTTAGATGTGTCTTCAATAGCAGGCACAGTAATACTCGTTAAAGGTTCTCTTGCGTCAGTTGCCCTACCATCATATAGTTTTACCTTATTATTAGAAAACTCAACCCCACCCCAAACACGAAATACCTGAAAGATTGTTTTATCAGCAGCAAACTGGCCATATGTTGTTTCAAATTGGTAGTTGTGATACCTTTGGGTAGAAGTAAATTCCTTTCCTGGTCCACGATTCTTTGCATAGGAATTGGCATTTTCAAAATCAGAAAACGTTGCGTTTCTTGTAATCCTACTACCATCGACATTCCGATCTTGGAAGTACAACGGTTGCATACTCTCAGTACCAACACCAAAGTATTGATTGTACAAACTGGCATCATGACCTACATAAGCACGCAATCGGTAAGCTGTGTCATAAAAATAAGGAGCGTCCCAAGCTAAATAATTATTTTGTGTGCCACGATTTGTTCTATAGATTCCCACATTGAACATATGTTCGTAGGGAGTGTATTTAAATGAAGAATCGTTCTTTGTGCCATTATAAAATACATTAGCCAAAAGACCTACACCCGACCCATTGACGGCGTCATTACCAAAAAGGGGAAGTCCCGTTGCATACCAACCTTCCTTTTTATTGGCCAATTCCTTTTCATCTAACTTTTTAAACTCACCTAACCATTCAGGAACA is a window of Leptospira sp. WS60.C2 DNA encoding:
- a CDS encoding sodium-dependent bicarbonate transport family permease, with product MDILQSLVANLQTPMFLAFALGIIATLVKSDLKFPDGMYAGLTIYLLFAIGLKGGVKLSNTTLLEFYKPAIAALILCITIPLLAYTLLTKFGKYDKANAAALAAHYGSVSAVTFSEALAFLDSLHINYEGFMPSLLAIMEIPAILVALLLIKMNPTEKSEESSWGKILHELFTGKGTLLLLGGLIIGMISGKKGHEQFAPLFETPFRGMLILFLLEVGIVTGRRLTDLKKAGVFLIGFGILFPICTAMFGLYLGHFIGLSMGGAMILGTLSASASYIAAPAAVRIAIPEASPAIYLTASLAITFPFNLSVGLPLYLAVSKSLYGV
- a CDS encoding methyl-accepting chemotaxis protein, whose translation is MSKLALESIQSKKNWLELGPVYVNRVRFLLAGFYIIATLSSFKTSTTLQTTSYLVGIALMFLYGGFQAYLFRVGKLNSFFPKLFIFLDITVLFGVTASGLLGGSVVAADLIKSPALYVLYYFYVVYSAFLFSKRILLMSTYYSVLCLILILAIGYGQGVSFKEAEGLQSVKGTVAISNEVLKILFLICFGYLTSTVLNLLNEIKNDSDDKHKLAEMERENANSLNEDLKKVGFELFATLKNIRELTTDFNLQIESQDRSIRELTDFVSSFSESIQKSVDNIGKQHSQINLLNRKSDSLKHSTVEIGKVVEELNSNMSDFQERSNVLSQTVKHLEERLRSVNLSQKEVSEVNDIMAEIADRTNLLALNASIEAARAGEHGRGFAVVAQEVAKLAENSNENATKIKKIITTSNRYIHEGTELASVALDQTETLQSKYDLLSEAIRSATSKISSQKDINNEVLESLELIESISKVLDKESKILDKDKEQMIEVVKEMEEINQKVVINARKMDDNTSSLEKQAKELSAE
- a CDS encoding carbonic anhydrase: MKAYKYLISFLILTISSQTFAQSNPAGVPAKEALQRLIDGNLRFVQGKSQRPNQSIDRLKEVSKKQNPFATIVGCSDSRVPNEIVFDQGLGDLFILRTAGQVSTYASWGSIEFSVAALGVNLIVVLGHSSCGAVNAACKADDVPGHIITLTNAIKPAAEKVKHMDGDFLDNAVKANVAFQVMSLRKLDPIISKQYNKGQLQIVGAVYDLETGKVNFLSEEYIASITK
- a CDS encoding pirin family protein, whose protein sequence is MEATNPSRTNVQKKFYPAAERGHVNFGWLDSHHSFSFGHWYHPEKTNFGALRVLNDDIVEPSMGFGTHPHQNMEIVSIPLFGELAHKDSTGTNGIIKTGDVQIMSAGSGIQHSEFNHSSEKKVNFLQIWVLPKVANIQPRYDQKSFQEAGRLNRFQTVVSPIDEEAVWINQDAYFSLATLEPGKTLPYSVHAPNQGIYVFLIQGKLSIENTVLERRDALGLWGSEEYSFQAEVKSEVLIIEVPMK
- a CDS encoding kelch-like protein; its protein translation is MRLGFRFISLILLFHCHVKAPKQNLFDPTSLAGGSAAVLLGLGLADELKITSRYQSSDYPTFVKTEYLDLDLSEPVANFFTKANFKISDPYQNDLILRDVFPLTDTKIRILFSVSSRSEWREPVILSITKPSGLIDTVFFGKQLEFRFPYARYFGSISEPKGYISTSALPDGRIILVGGVSPTNLTLATVEIWNPETGVSKVLTPLNQSLVGSAICIQNNGNIIVSGGKTVSGNVTAEEQISNKIYSIDPVSESVIELPIVMQRRRFGHTMVCLNQGGLVLSGGQFKVGTDPGAIASDHELISLTSNTSTLLTGASNFPLGIFFHTAEYDEIKSRILFFGGRDRLDAFGLFSNTIYSLNTNSFVLTALSVTFPTARSNVTQVKMPNGDRVLLGGMNREGTGTKAIESWNENKAETTSLGFTSRFKNGSGIVRFSDEQVIFTGGVDTFYKSGILELYDHYERKNFIIDTMMMPRSEHSAVLTNKGIVIFGDSALLDQRVEVYGKD
- a CDS encoding DUF5982 domain-containing protein — protein: MKFRGFVVLLVLLSANVISPLYAEDRNSDVPEWLGEFKKLDEKELANKKEGWYATGLPLFGNDAVNGSGVGLLANVFYNGTKNDSSFKYTPYEHMFNVGIYRTNRGTQNNYLAWDAPYFYDTAYRLRAYVGHDASLYNQYFGVGTESMQPLYFQDRNVDGSRITRNATFSDFENANSYAKNRGPGKEFTSTQRYHNYQFETTYGQFAADKTIFQVFRVWGGVEFSNNKVKLYDGRATDAREPLTSITVPAIEDTSKITEDAKSGKIIGVNGGNLNYLRAGIAYDTRDYEPDPDRGWLIEYNINRAEKAIGSDFNYLRHFAQVKNFYQPFPKLFEEFVIAQRVALTKIEGEVPFFEYRYLFSIDGPFGALGGQNTLRGYRQERFFGPVIGFYNIELRYRVGSFSLWDQFFQVSLVPFYDVGRVWDKLRQVNALDYKHSRGLGLRIIWDQATVILMDYAYSREDQLFYLDIGHTF
- a CDS encoding caspase domain-containing protein, whose protein sequence is MKSKFLIFLFFAMFGVLSAEPGGKRFAFVVGVSEYKDLNLSDLKTAKNDALGMTKILFSYGSYNRIQTLIQEGSVNSTPNKYNILTQLESVLEETNPEDLFLFYFSGHGVIDYNDKVYLLPEDTNPQKPFETGIAVEQILELTRKYNLKRVILLIDACRNPEDGKVEVGRKYLEGANFKDSEIVSVFYSTKAGYSSFEDPKSGYGIFTKYIIYGLEGRADSNFNGEVTYSELSNYVIQSMKEWTKENQKLQKPYSKEYAEKAEDTILTYAVNPETSLADAPLFNPYNPTYAFRSFLIPGWGQYARGQEEKGKVYMSIFAFGLLYAGYQYNQFRSDKQAYESAIGIPPNPRVAETILLNYYLIEPYRQQMESSRANLSQALTALFVIWTANVFDFYLLGPNPKEKSGVFLDLDFENQGYMGINRIGKVGYAVRF